The Syngnathus typhle isolate RoL2023-S1 ecotype Sweden linkage group LG6, RoL_Styp_1.0, whole genome shotgun sequence genome has a window encoding:
- the zgc:153039 gene encoding solute carrier family 12 member 9: protein MTERTPLLHYRLSTSVNESELRAPPTGQMPEERPATLRHRFSQSQPKKLPTFSGVVIPTLLSMFSVVVFLRIGFLVGQSGLYQGIAMFIVAYFIICMTVLSVCAISTNGALDAGGAYYMISRALGPEFGGSIGIMFFLANVCACALYVLGLVEAMVSTFGVPEDGALAASSYQVLPSGYWWSLLYATAIALLCLLVCMVGAHIYAKATFVIFLVVMFVLGTIFISFFAVHPRTIILPSSADSNPIVNGTGPTAANFTGFKLDTLLGNLWADYTVDYTTGNLMTFATVFAVMFNGCTGIMAGSNMSGDLKNPSYSIPRGTITAVIFTFIIYNLLSVLVACSCDRVLLQKDYSFLRDINVWNPFVTIGVYSSTLSAAMSNLIGASRILYALAKDDLFGKVLSPAKKTSNSGNPWVSVLISWFLVQLVLFSGKLNTIASIVTIFFLLVYAAVDLACLALEWASAPNFRPTFRYFTWHTCVLGIVGCAVMMFLINSIYASASIAFMLLLLLLIHYLSPTSSWGYISQALIFHQVRKYLLMLDVRKDHVKFWRPQVLLMVSNPRSSVGLITFINDIKKSGLYVLGHVQLGELNTLPSDPLQSQYASWLSLVDHLNIKAFVNLTLADSVRHGIQHLLFISGLGGMRPNTLVLGFYDDSLPKDKLSTNHLTDLSCLSHDPEQHQTPFHFASLRSSSRAANDDVHGGKVLGPPEYVAIIADAMKMLKNVVLARYFNGFDRTEALSRASSSPGKSFVYVDVWPVNLLRPDSTSYVDTCSLFLLQLACILNMVRAWRKATLRLFLCVEEGRSVRGLEEKLGQLLKELRIKAQICPVPWDQQVALHWQRQGEWDKRRSSQSSKDEKKLGKDEEDEDDSVNSLPSNITRLSDDYLSAVNQLILDQAQPPPAVRFLYLPRPPADTRHYNSYLHQLELLTRNLGPTLLIHGVTPVITTDI, encoded by the exons gttTCCTGGTTGGCCAGTCGGGACTGTACCAAGGAATTGCCATGTTTATCGTGGCCTACTTCATAATCTGCATGACTGTGCTGTCAGTATGTGCCATCTCCACCAATGGAGCGCTAGACGCTGGGGGGGCTTATT ACATGATCAGCCGAGCGCTGGGCCCAGAATTTGGCGGGAGTATCGGAATTATGTTCTTCTTGGCtaatgtgtgtgcttgtgctcTTTATGTGCTGGGTTTGGTTGAAGCCATGGTTTCCACCTTTGGCGTGCCAGAAG ATGGCGCACTAGCTGCATCTTCCTACCAAGTTCTGCCATCAGGCTACTGGTGGTCTCTACTTTACGCCACAGCCATCGCCCTGCTCTGTTTGCTTGTGTGCATGGTCGGTGCTCACATTTATGCCAAGGCCACCTTTGTAATCTTCCTTGTGGTCATGTTTGTCCTGGGCACCATCTTCATCAGCTTTTTTGCTGTGCACCCACGCACCATCATTCTGCCTAGTTCTGCTGACTCCAACCCTATTGTAAATGGAACAGGCCCCACCGCAGCAAACTTTACCGGCTTCAAATTAGACACCCTTCTTGGGAACCTGTGGG CCGACTACACTGTGGATTACACAACAGGGAATCTGATGACCTTTGCCACCGTTTTTGCGGTGATGTTTAATGGGTGCACTGGCATCATGGCGGGCTCTAATATGTCAG GTGATCTCAAGAATCCAAGCTACTCCATTCCACGTGGTACTATCACTGCTGTCATCTTCACCTTCATTATCTACAACCTGCTCAGCGTTCTTGTGGCCTGTTCCTGTGACCG GGTGCTGCTTCAAAAAGATTACAGTTTTCTGAGAGATATTAATGTGTGGAATCCCTTTGTCACCATTGGAGTTTACTCCTCCACACTTTCAGCAGCAATGAGCAACCTCATTGGAGCCTCACGCATCCTCTATGCATTAGCCAAAGATGACTTGTTTG gTAAAGTGTTGTCTCCTGCAAAAAAGACATCGAACAGTGGCAACCCGTGGGTCTCTGTCCTTATTTCCTGGTTCCTTGTACAA TTGGTGCTGTTTTCTGGAAAGCTCAACACCATTGCCAGTATTGTGACTATTTTCTTTCTGCTGGTTTATGCCGCTGTGGACTTGGCATGCCTCGCTCTGGAATGGGCATCTGCACCCAATTTCAG GCCCACGTTTCGTTACTTCACCTGGCATACGTGTGTGTTGGGCATCGTAGGCTGCGCCGTCATGATGTTTCTCATCAATTCCATCTATGCCTCAGCCAGCATCGCcttcatgctgctgctgcttctgctgattCACTACCTCAGTCCAACTTCAAGCTGGGGCTACATCAGCCAGGCTCTCATTTTCCACCAG GTACGCAAGTATTTGCTCATGCTGGATGTGAGGAAGGATCACGTCAAGTTCTGGAGGCCGCAAGTTCTGCTGATGGTCTCCAACCCGCGAAGCAGTGTAGGCCTCATCACCTTCATCAACGATATTAAAAAGAGTGGACTGTACGTGCTGGGGCATGTCCAACTTGGCGAACTCA ACACATTACCCTCTGACCCTCTACAATCTCAGTATGCCTCCTGGTTGTCTCTGGTGGATCATCTCAACATCAAGGCCTTTGTCAACCTGACGCTGGCTGATTCAGTGCGTCATGGAATCCAGCACCTTCTGTTCATTTCTGGACTAG GTGGGATGCGCCCCAACACCCTTGTCCTGGGTTTTTATGATGACAGCCTCCCAAAGGACAAGCTCTCCACAAATCATTTGACAGATCTTTCTTGCCTCTCCCATGATCCTGAGCAGCACCAAACTCCGTTCCATTTTGCTTCCCTTCGGTCCAGTTCTCGGGCTGCAAATGATGACGTGCACGGTGGCAAGGTTTTGGGGCCCCCGGAGTATGTAGCAATCATTGCAGATGCCATGAAGATGCTGAAGAATGTGGTTTTGGCACGTTATTTTAACGGTTTTGACCGAACAGAGGCTTTGTCAAGGGCCTCCTCCTCTCCAGGGAAGAGTTTTGTGTATGTGGACGTCTGGCCAGTCAACCTTCTGCGTCCGGACAGCACAAGCTACGTGGATACCTGCTCTCTGTTCTTGCTGCAGCTAGCTTGCATTCTCAATATGGTCCGAGCCTGGCGTAAAGCCACACTACGTCTCTTTctttgcgtggaggaagggaggaGTGTGAGAGGCTTGGAAGAGAAGCTAGGACAACTGCTGAAAGAACTGAGAATTAAAGCTCAAATTTGCCCCGTGCCATGGGACCAGCAAGTGGCGCTACACTGGCAGCGCCAAGGTGAATGGGACAAGAGGCGATCATCTCAGTCCTCCAAGGACGAGAAGAAACTGGGAAAAGACGAAGAGGATGAAGACGATTCCGTCAACAGCTTGCCAAGCAACATCACGCGGTTGTCTGATGACTACCTGTCAGCTGTCAATCAGCTCATCCTCGACCAGGCCCAGCCACCGCCCGCTGTGCGCTTTCTATACTTGCCCCGCCCACCAGCTGACACCCGTCATTACAATTCTTACTTGCATCAGCTGGAGCTGCTGACTCGTAACCTGGGCCCCACTTTGCTCATTCATGGTGTGACGCCTGTCATCACCACTGATATCTGA